GTAAAACACCACCGCATTCATTGGCTTTCTCTTCTTTCAGAATAGCCAGAGTATCGGTGCGCGCATCCCGCGTATGGACAATGATCGGTTTATTCAACTCTCGTCCTACTTGAATGTGCTGACGAAAACAGTTCTGCTGCAATGGAATATTATCTTTTTGATAATAGTAATCCAGCCCGGTCTCCCCCAATGCTATGACTCGAGGATCGTCGGCCAATGTCAGTAATTCTTCTTGCTGATAAACCTCATCCAGATTTAATGGATGAACACCACAGGAAAGAAACACCTCATCATGCCCAATCACCATTTGTTTCAACGTTTTAAATCCTGGCAACGTAGTGGACACCGCCAGACAGGCCTTAACATCACGAATTCTAGCTTGCTGAAGTACACTGGCAAGATCGGTGTGTAATCCGGTGTAATCCAAGCCATCAAGATGACAATGTGAATCAACTAAATACATAGGAATATTAACTCATTAAAATAGGCAATCAGGACAGTAAACTATCAGCCTGATTTAATATATTGGTCAGTAACAGCTCTTTGTTCACACCGGCAACGCTTAACAGTTCGTGTCGACAGTTTAACCAATCGTGTATCAACTGATTAAATAGTGATGTTGAACCCATCGCTGCCAGCCTTTGAATTAGCGGTATACCATCTAGATTTACCAAGAAACTTACCGCACCCTGCTGATATTTAACCACATCCAGCAATAAGGAGACCGCCCAATGGATCCGCTCATCTACATTGTCATGATTAAGTTGAGGTAAAAAAGACAGTAAATCTCGTTGCGAAAATGCACTATCCAACCCTTGGCATACTGCCTCTCTCTGCTTCCAAACCTCTGCGGTCAACAACTGCTGTGCCGCCAACGGTGCACCATAGCTAAGCCGTAATGCCGTTTTCAGACTATCTGGCTGTCCGGCATGTTGTCGTGATAGCCATTCAATGCTGAATGCTTCAGTTGGACAGTTCAGCGTCCATAGCAAACAACGGCTACGTATCGTTGCCGGTATTTGTGCGATTTCACGGATACCTAATAAAAATAGGTGCCTTCGGGCGGTTCTTCAAGAGTTTTTAGTAATGCATTGGCTGCGGCTTCACTAAGCAGATCCGATTGAGGAAACCAAACCGCTTTAACCCCGCCTTGCTGAGCATGGTTATACAGGATTTCGGTGAGTTGACGAATGTGATCCACACCGATCGCGGTTTTCCCCTTTTCTGGTTCCACTACGTGCCAGTCGGGATGGGTACCCGCTTTCATTAGATTACAGCTATGACAAACGCCACAGGTCTTTTCACCTTGAGGAGCCTGACACATGAGCCAACGACCAAGTGCCTGAATGAGTAGCTCATCACCACATCCTTGTATGGATTGTAACAACAGTGCGTGATGCTTACGCTCAGAAGCATATTGAGCAACTAATTGCTTATAGGCATGCGTTAACCATGGATACCAAATCACTTGCGGCTCTCCAGCCAATGGTACATCGCAGTCTGTATGCTAGCCGTGACGTTATCTAATGACTGAGAAGCATCAATCGTCACAATAGTGGGATCCGCTTGTGCCAATTCAATATAGCGTTGTCGGGTTCGTTCAAAAAAGGCCAACGATTCCTTCTCGATACGGTCTAGCTCACCACGGGCTCTGGCGCGTTTTAATCCGGCTTCCGGTGAAATATCGAGATATAGCGTAAAGTCTGGGCGGAAATCTCCCAGCACGGCATCTCTCAGGGTTGTCATCAAGTGATTATCGATTCCCCGGCCCCCCCCTTGATAAGCTTGAGAAGAGAGATCGTGACGATCGCCTACCACCCAATCTCCCCGACTTAATGCGGGTTTAATCAGGTTCTCAACTAACTGAACGCGTGAGGTATACATCATCAGAAGCTCTGCCTTATCGGTCAAAACCTCATCACCAATCCCCTGCTTGACCAATTCTCGTAATTTCTCTGCCAGCGGAGTTCCCCCTGGCTCACGGGTAAAAACAATATTTTGAATACCGCTATGACGTAGCGCCTCAACAACAGTATCTCGAGCTGTGGTTTTACCAGCACCCTCTAGCCCTTCGATAACAATGAATTTACCTTTGGTCATGCCTATTGTCCTGCGCGTAAAGTTTTAAGATAAACCTGTACAGCCTGATTATGACTTACCAGATTAGTGGTAAATGTATGCCCGCCTTTGCCATCAGCTACAAAATAGAGATAAGGCGTTTTTGCTGGATGTGCAGCCGCTTTCAATGAGGCTAATCCCGGCATGGCAATGGGTGTTGGTGGTAAACGATCAATTACGTAAGTGTTGTACTCAGTCGGCGTAGTCAGGTCTTTACGGGTAATATTGCCGTTATACTGATCACCCATACCATAAATAACCGTTGGGTCAGTCTGTAGCTTCATACCAATACGCATCCGGTTGATAAATACTGATGCGACTTTGTCTCTTTCTGAGTCTAACGCCGTCTCTTTCTCGATGATTGATGCCATGATCAGCATCTCATACGGTGTCTTATACGGGAGATTCTCTTCTTTGCCGGCCCATGCTTCATCAAGGGATGTTTTCATCCGCGAATAGGCACGTTTCAATACCGCAAGATCGCTGGTTTCCGCCGTGTAATTATAGGTATCAGGATAGAGCCAACCTTCAGGGTGTTCCGGATCTTGAATTCCCAACTTCTCCGCAATCTCTCTATCACTCAAACCATTCAGCGTGTGCTGTAAAAAATTAGCATTAGCTAGCAGAGGTATCCAGTCCTTCATTCGGGTACCTTCAATAAAGCGAATCGAGAATTGCGCTTCACGACCGGAGCGCAACAACAGTAAAAGCTGCTTTAATGTCATTCCCGGTGTAATCTGGTAGGTGCCTGCCTTAAATCCCCCTAATTCTGGCTGCACTCGCAGCAACCATGGGAAAGGCCTAACCTCATCAATCATTTTTTTATCAACCAGCAGTTGGGATAGGCCAACCCGCCCGGTTCCTACTGGCAGCGTAAAATAGGTTTCCTGCTCAATATTCAGCGGGGTCTCTGCATATTTCTGTAGCCATTTATACCCGGCAAACACACCGGCAGTACCAGCCAGTATTAATATTGCAAAGATCCCTAAAATTTTTTTCTTCATTGCCCTGGCCATTCCTTTCAAGCGTGTTTCTGAAACGTTTTGCTCATTTACCGAAATTATCCTGATTTTATAAGCAAAACGGCCCGGTGAATATACCAGGCCGTTTATTTACTCATTACAGAACTTATTTATTCTGGCATTACACTTTACGGAACAGTACTGAACCGTTAGTACCACCAAAACCAAATGAGTTACATAATACATACTCCATTCCTTTTACCTGACGCGCTTCATGAGGAACGAAATCCAAATCACAACCTTCATCCGGGTTATCCAAGTTGATGGTTGGCGGAATCGCCTGATCGCGTAAAGCAAGGATAGAGAAAATAGATTCAACTGCACCGGCCGCACCCAACAAGTGCCCCGTCATCGATTTGGTCGAGCTTACCAATACACGTTTCGCATCTTCTTTGAAAATGGTTTTTACCGCTTGCGTTTCAGCTTTATCGCCTGCGTTAGTGGATGTTCCGTGAGCATTCACATAACCAACTTGTGACGGCGTCACATTAGCATCACGCAGCGCATTCTCCATCGCTAACGCGGCCCCTGCGCCATCTTCCGGTGGTGATGTCATATGATAAGCATCACTGCTCATGCCAAAACCAACGATCTCAGCATAAATTTTTGCACCACGTTTCTTGGCATGCTCATACTCTTCCAGCACCATAATACCGGCACCATCACCCAGCACGAAACCATCACGGTCTCTGTCCCAAGGGCGGCTAGCTGCCTGAGGATTATCGTTACGGGTAGATAATGCACGCGCAGCGCCAAAACCACCGACTCCCAGAGGGGTACTGGCTTTTTCGCCACCACCTGCCAACATCACATCAGCATCATTATGTGCGATAATTCTCGCTGCGTGACCAATGTTATGCACGCCAGATGTACATGCCGTTGCAATAGAGATGCTTGGGCCTCTTAATCCATAAATAATAGATAGATGACCAGCAATCATGTTCACAATGGTTGAAGGTACAAAGAATGGACTGACTTTACGTGGACCACCAGACATCAATGCGCTGTGGTTCTCTTCAATTAAGCCAAGGCCACCGATACCTGAACCGATAGCCGCACCAATGCGTGGTGCGTTTTCTCCTGTGACTTCAATACCGGAATCTTTCATGGCTTGAATGCCTGCAGCAATACCGTATTGAATAAAGGCGTCCATTTTTCTAGCATCTTTGCGAGAAATGTACTCTTCACAGTCAAAACCTTTAACTAAACCAGCAAAACGCGTTGCGTAGGCGCTAGTATCGAAATGGTCTATTAGGCTGATACCACTCTGCCCGGCAAGGAGAGCCTTCCATGTAGTCTCTACAGTGTTGCCGACAGGGGATAACATGCCCATTCCAGTCACTACAACTCGACGCTTAGACACGTTGAATCCTCCAGAGGGGGAATAATTTGTATATGGAAATGAGAAAAAACTTAGGCGGTCGAATGACCGCCTAGATATGTCTGATTACGCGTTAGCAGCAGTGATATAATCAATTGCTGCCTGAACAGTAGTAATCTTCTCTGCTTCTTCGTCTGGAATCTCAGTATCAAACTCTTCTTCCAGAGCCATAACTAGCTCTACAGTGTCAAGAGAATCAGCACCCAGGTCTTCTACGAAAGAAGCTGCGTTTTTGACTTCGTCTTCTTTAACACCCAGTTGTTCAATAATGATTTTCTTAACACGTTCTTCGATAGTGCTCATACTCTTAAATTTCCTATCAAAACTCGCTAACGCGATGGTTTTCGTAGTTTATTCAATGTTGAAAAAGATGCAACCAAATATCGGCTGGTCGAACCACAATTTTAAGCTATTTTGCTAAATTTAGCGCAATTTGCTTAAAAAAAACGCGATTCTTAAAGCATATACATGCCACCATTCACATGTAAGGTTTCACCCGTAATATATCCAGCTTCATCAGAGGCTAAAAATGCAGCAGCGCTGGCTATCTCTTTTGCTTCGCCCAAACGGTTAGCTGGGACTTGTGACAAAATGCCTGACCGTTGTTCATCTGTCAATGCACGCGTCATATCAGTTTCAATGAAACCTGGTGCAATAACATTGACAGTGATGCCTCTTGAGGCGACTTCACGCGCCAGCGACTTACTAAAACCAATAATGCCAGCTTTAGCCGCAGCGTAGTTTGTCTGCCCTGCATTACCCATTGTACCAACAACTGAGCCAATAGTAATTATCCGACCATAACGTTTTTTCATCATCGCACGCATAACTGCTTTTGATAATCTGAAAACAGATGTCAGATTCGTGTCAATAATATCTTGCCACTCATCATCTTTCATACGCATTAACAGGTTATCACGGGTAATCCCCGCATTATTGATCAGAATATCGATTTCACCAAATTCAGCACGAATAGTCTCAAGTACAGATTCAATAGATGCGGAATCAGTCACATTTAGCGCTAATCCTTTTCCATGAGTCCCCAGATATTCGCTAATCGCCTC
Above is a window of Limnobaculum parvum DNA encoding:
- the acpP gene encoding acyl carrier protein → MSTIEERVKKIIIEQLGVKEDEVKNAASFVEDLGADSLDTVELVMALEEEFDTEIPDEEAEKITTVQAAIDYITAANA
- the fabG gene encoding 3-oxoacyl-ACP reductase FabG; translation: MKLDGKIALVTGASRGIGKAIAEKLVSEGARVIGTATTETGAEAISEYLGTHGKGLALNVTDSASIESVLETIRAEFGEIDILINNAGITRDNLLMRMKDDEWQDIIDTNLTSVFRLSKAVMRAMMKKRYGRIITIGSVVGTMGNAGQTNYAAAKAGIIGFSKSLAREVASRGITVNVIAPGFIETDMTRALTDEQRSGILSQVPANRLGEAKEIASAAAFLASDEAGYITGETLHVNGGMYML
- the fabF gene encoding beta-ketoacyl-ACP synthase II codes for the protein MSKRRVVVTGMGMLSPVGNTVETTWKALLAGQSGISLIDHFDTSAYATRFAGLVKGFDCEEYISRKDARKMDAFIQYGIAAGIQAMKDSGIEVTGENAPRIGAAIGSGIGGLGLIEENHSALMSGGPRKVSPFFVPSTIVNMIAGHLSIIYGLRGPSISIATACTSGVHNIGHAARIIAHNDADVMLAGGGEKASTPLGVGGFGAARALSTRNDNPQAASRPWDRDRDGFVLGDGAGIMVLEEYEHAKKRGAKIYAEIVGFGMSSDAYHMTSPPEDGAGAALAMENALRDANVTPSQVGYVNAHGTSTNAGDKAETQAVKTIFKEDAKRVLVSSTKSMTGHLLGAAGAVESIFSILALRDQAIPPTINLDNPDEGCDLDFVPHEARQVKGMEYVLCNSFGFGGTNGSVLFRKV
- a CDS encoding metal-dependent hydrolase; translated protein: MYLVDSHCHLDGLDYTGLHTDLASVLQQARIRDVKACLAVSTTLPGFKTLKQMVIGHDEVFLSCGVHPLNLDEVYQQEELLTLADDPRVIALGETGLDYYYQKDNIPLQQNCFRQHIQVGRELNKPIIVHTRDARTDTLAILKEEKANECGGVLHCFTEDCDTAKKLLDIGFYISFSGIVTFRNADALREVARYVPLDRMLVETDSPYLAPVPHRGKENQPAYVRDVAEYLAVLKRVELEEFAEATTKNFSQLFNVTL
- the tmk gene encoding dTMP kinase, giving the protein MTKGKFIVIEGLEGAGKTTARDTVVEALRHSGIQNIVFTREPGGTPLAEKLRELVKQGIGDEVLTDKAELLMMYTSRVQLVENLIKPALSRGDWVVGDRHDLSSQAYQGGGRGIDNHLMTTLRDAVLGDFRPDFTLYLDISPEAGLKRARARGELDRIEKESLAFFERTRQRYIELAQADPTIVTIDASQSLDNVTASIQTAMYHWLESRK
- the mltG gene encoding endolytic transglycosylase MltG, coding for MKKKILGIFAILILAGTAGVFAGYKWLQKYAETPLNIEQETYFTLPVGTGRVGLSQLLVDKKMIDEVRPFPWLLRVQPELGGFKAGTYQITPGMTLKQLLLLLRSGREAQFSIRFIEGTRMKDWIPLLANANFLQHTLNGLSDREIAEKLGIQDPEHPEGWLYPDTYNYTAETSDLAVLKRAYSRMKTSLDEAWAGKEENLPYKTPYEMLIMASIIEKETALDSERDKVASVFINRMRIGMKLQTDPTVIYGMGDQYNGNITRKDLTTPTEYNTYVIDRLPPTPIAMPGLASLKAAAHPAKTPYLYFVADGKGGHTFTTNLVSHNQAVQVYLKTLRAGQ